Proteins from a genomic interval of Lolium perenne isolate Kyuss_39 chromosome 1, Kyuss_2.0, whole genome shotgun sequence:
- the LOC127348179 gene encoding uncharacterized protein: MARIHHLQNTRGKELSGVQITAYFLRIRVQPLQARKNPLWTYSGENDANRVSSDLYVKDTEKLVRRISRLGKKDPIPSSCRVEPYSASNPLPENHPTMASLPPLPEDGEVEERAVVDDDNQETPSFVNEPADSRKSAGSTEKDAASEGTTSAQSPPPAVSPKSKRKRSNAEDSGTSKPEETAPLPRKAAYDPYIESIISSDDEETPTLDVAARTSTSHTLVISEKPVEGEESSPPQQNVDTSTPPSSPRAPSPKRARVEKIVDPAPQLGSSSTLLLDDPMIKELLRIGSQFVGYREYAARAEEKLSEANERVDALAQKLEQSEAARKKAELGESC, encoded by the exons atggctcgtatccatcatcttcaaaacactcgaggcaaagagctatctggtgttcaaattactgcctacttccttaggattagagtgcagcctcttcaggctcgcaaaaatcccctttggacgtattctggtgaaaatgacgccaacagagtttccagtgatctttacgtaaaggacacggaaaaattggttcgaagaatttctcgattaggcaagaaggatcctattccctcctcctgtcgagtggaaccatacagtgcttccaatcctcttcccgag aatcatcctactatggcttcccttcctcctcttcctgaggatggagaggtcgaagaaagagccgttgtcgatgatgacaaccaggagaccccctcttttgttaatgaacccgcagattctcgaaaatctgcgggatctactgagaaggatgctgcctctgaaggtacaacatcagcacaatctcctcctcctgctgtttctccgaagagcaaaaggaaaaggagcaatgccgaagattccgggacctcgaaacccgaagaaactgctcctttacctcgaaaagcagcttatgatccatacatcgagagtatcatcagctc tgatgatgaagaaacaccaactttagatgtggctgctcgaacgagcacgtcacatactttagttatttcagaaaaaccagttgaaggggaggaatcgtcgcctcctcaacaaaatgttgatacatctactcctccttcgagcccccgtgccccttcaccaaaaagggcacgggttgaaaagattgttgatcctgcccctcagttgggcagttcgtcgactctgctcttagatgat ccaatgatcaaagagcttcttcggatcgggtcccaatttgttgggtaccgtgaatatgccgccagagccgaag aaaaactttcagaggccaacgaacgtgtcgacgcacttgctcaaaaactcgagcaaagtgaggcggctcgcaagaaagctgaacttg gtgaaagctgctag